One Falsihalocynthiibacter arcticus DNA segment encodes these proteins:
- a CDS encoding site-specific integrase, with the protein MLPKEPICVFPTSRQYDALPAHIDAVLVEMAHIAGSERDLVAGKDSETIKDVTRAHYLSALRHHIRLLTQCPAEPAQGYDNPVEDLMTVNDVAGLFSIDHLKATIRQTQAVEHLQGTIRQVSAYDYYSEILVVLSRNGIDTAEIYKTFKSSIFLRQGKDLGRGMTEASKVWCASLMNTPDRERRFTNMHRILMAQAEKIFSHAADEGRPLLSKERTQIRKLGVCAATSAIEWAGRPIRLSNVLELRLRGSRRNFFTPTKAQPDYAFHLFADETKAGKSGERTALRKELYGPQVLAWYLRKVRPLFEHADDNLYLFPAVTTPGKRLGNGLFDTWFQSAASSAGLPMSFHRWRHGYATLLLASDWNNLQLAADMLGNTVPVCAQKYAWLDKPKLIKAGQDELIKRMRALK; encoded by the coding sequence TTGCTGCCCAAAGAGCCGATCTGTGTCTTCCCTACGTCTCGGCAATACGATGCGTTGCCAGCACATATTGATGCGGTTTTGGTCGAGATGGCGCATATCGCAGGATCGGAGCGGGACCTGGTCGCCGGCAAAGACAGCGAGACCATTAAAGATGTGACACGGGCACATTATCTTTCCGCGCTGCGCCATCACATTCGGCTGCTTACGCAATGCCCCGCGGAGCCGGCGCAGGGGTATGACAATCCCGTGGAAGATCTGATGACTGTAAATGATGTCGCGGGGCTATTTTCCATCGACCACCTTAAAGCAACGATCCGTCAGACCCAGGCGGTTGAGCATCTTCAGGGCACGATCCGCCAAGTCAGTGCCTATGATTACTATAGCGAAATACTCGTCGTCCTCTCGCGTAACGGAATCGACACGGCAGAAATCTACAAGACGTTCAAATCGAGTATTTTTCTGAGGCAAGGTAAAGACCTTGGTCGTGGCATGACCGAGGCGAGCAAGGTGTGGTGTGCATCCTTGATGAATACCCCCGATCGCGAACGTCGGTTCACCAACATGCATAGAATTCTTATGGCGCAAGCTGAAAAAATCTTCAGTCACGCGGCGGATGAGGGTCGTCCGTTGCTAAGCAAAGAACGGACTCAGATCAGGAAGCTGGGCGTTTGCGCTGCGACATCTGCGATTGAATGGGCCGGTAGGCCGATCCGTCTGTCAAACGTTCTCGAACTGCGCTTGCGCGGCTCTCGACGGAATTTTTTTACGCCCACCAAAGCGCAGCCAGACTACGCGTTTCACCTTTTTGCCGACGAGACTAAGGCAGGTAAATCTGGTGAGAGGACCGCACTTCGCAAAGAGCTCTACGGCCCGCAGGTCTTGGCTTGGTATTTGCGCAAGGTCCGACCGCTCTTTGAGCACGCTGACGACAATCTCTATCTGTTTCCTGCGGTGACCACTCCGGGGAAAAGGCTTGGCAACGGGCTGTTTGACACGTGGTTCCAGAGTGCGGCTTCGAGCGCAGGCTTGCCGATGTCCTTTCATCGGTGGCGGCATGGATACGCCACGCTGTTGCTCGCGTCAGATTGGAATAACCTGCAGTTAGCAGCTGATATGCTGGGGAACACCGTTCCTGTTTGTGCGCAGAAGTACGCCTGGCTGGATAAGCCAAAGTTGATCAAAGCGGGTCAGGATGAACTAATTAAACGTATGAGGGCGTTGAAATGA
- the istB gene encoding IS21-like element helper ATPase IstB, with translation MTDAPQILLHHHLKKLRLPTFQGEYAKQAQICAAENKDHIQYLARLCEMELIDRERRMIERRIKAAKFPSTKSLDSFDFKIMPSLNKPLTMDLARCDYVDRRENIIALGPSGTGKTHIALGLGLAACQRGLKVRFTTAAALVHDLIEAQDELRLQRMQKQLTSQNLLIIDELGFVPLSKSGAELLFEVISQCYERGSIIITSNLPFDEWTEVFGSERLTGALLDRLTHHVHILEMNGESYRLKHSRKNRQ, from the coding sequence ATGACAGATGCTCCCCAAATCCTTCTGCACCACCACCTCAAGAAGTTGCGCTTGCCAACGTTCCAAGGAGAGTACGCAAAACAAGCCCAAATCTGTGCTGCTGAGAATAAGGACCACATCCAATATCTGGCGCGTCTGTGCGAGATGGAGTTAATTGACCGCGAACGGCGGATGATCGAAAGGCGGATCAAAGCGGCGAAGTTCCCCAGCACCAAAAGCCTGGATAGTTTTGACTTCAAGATCATGCCCAGCTTGAACAAGCCACTGACGATGGACTTGGCTCGATGTGACTACGTGGATCGCAGAGAAAACATTATTGCCCTCGGCCCATCGGGAACGGGCAAGACCCACATAGCTTTAGGACTTGGATTAGCCGCGTGCCAAAGAGGGTTGAAAGTACGGTTCACGACGGCGGCAGCCTTGGTTCATGATCTGATAGAAGCCCAAGATGAGCTCCGATTGCAGCGCATGCAAAAGCAACTGACGAGCCAGAATCTGTTGATCATTGATGAATTAGGCTTCGTTCCTCTGAGTAAATCCGGCGCAGAATTGCTCTTTGAGGTGATCTCGCAGTGCTACGAACGTGGTTCCATCATCATAACCTCAAACCTGCCCTTTGATGAATGGACCGAAGTCTTTGGCTCAGAGCGGCTCACGGGAGCCTTGCTGGATCGTTTGACACATCACGTCCACATCCTTGAGATGAACGGCGAAAGCTATAGGCTCAAACACAGTCGTAAGAACCGCCAGTAG
- the istA gene encoding IS21 family transposase produces MYSVDIYNRVRRACLKDGMSTREAARYFNKDRKTIAKMLRHELPPGYRRSEAPRRPTLDDYVGVIDNILRTDKALIKKQRHTAKRIFERLRDEHGYAGSLTTVTYYVREQKRRTKEVFVPLSHRPGHAQVDFGETLGVIGGVECKIHFFVMSLPHSDAVFVKGYPAETTEAFCDGHVSAFAFFDGIPQSILYDNTKIAVARILGDRTRIRTRRFTELQSHYLFDDKFGRPARGNDKGNVEGMVGYTRRNFMVPAPRCDSFDDLNAHLEAKCLARQDDTLRGHTQTIGQRLVSDFDALMGLPVAEYEACDHVNTRATSISMVRYRSNDYSVPVAYAHHDVHVRGFVHEVIIGCGNEIVARHKRSYLSADMIFDPLHFLPLIEQKVGALDQAAPLQGWNLPDAFATLHRLLEARMGKPGKREYVQVLRLLETFEMDVVQGAIQHAIDLGAIGYDAVKHLVLCRIEKRPPRLDLDFYPYLPKANVGTTRPSSYMSLLGATA; encoded by the coding sequence ATGTATTCTGTGGATATTTATAATCGTGTGCGCCGTGCTTGTTTGAAGGACGGGATGTCTACTCGAGAAGCGGCGCGTTATTTCAACAAGGATCGCAAAACGATAGCCAAGATGTTGCGGCATGAGCTCCCTCCTGGTTATCGGCGTTCAGAAGCCCCGCGTCGCCCAACGCTTGATGATTATGTTGGTGTCATCGATAATATACTGCGTACAGATAAGGCCCTGATCAAAAAGCAGCGCCACACCGCCAAGCGTATTTTTGAGCGTTTGAGGGATGAACACGGGTACGCGGGAAGCTTGACGACAGTGACCTATTACGTTCGCGAACAAAAGCGACGCACTAAAGAGGTGTTTGTACCGTTGTCGCATCGGCCAGGCCACGCGCAGGTTGATTTTGGTGAGACACTTGGCGTGATTGGTGGCGTGGAATGCAAGATCCATTTTTTTGTAATGAGCTTACCGCATTCTGATGCGGTGTTCGTTAAGGGATACCCTGCCGAGACGACGGAAGCATTCTGCGACGGCCATGTGTCCGCCTTTGCGTTCTTTGATGGTATTCCGCAGTCCATTCTCTACGACAACACCAAGATCGCCGTTGCGCGGATACTCGGGGACAGAACGCGTATTCGCACACGTCGGTTCACTGAGCTGCAATCCCATTACCTGTTCGATGACAAGTTCGGGCGACCAGCGCGAGGAAACGATAAAGGCAACGTTGAGGGCATGGTTGGATATACGCGTCGCAACTTCATGGTCCCTGCGCCGCGTTGTGACAGCTTTGATGATTTGAACGCCCATCTGGAAGCGAAGTGTTTAGCACGTCAGGACGATACTTTGCGCGGCCACACCCAAACCATAGGTCAACGTTTGGTATCCGATTTTGATGCGCTGATGGGGTTGCCCGTGGCGGAATATGAAGCCTGCGACCATGTCAACACACGGGCCACTTCGATCTCGATGGTGCGCTATCGCAGCAATGACTACTCGGTGCCGGTGGCTTATGCACACCACGATGTTCATGTGCGTGGGTTTGTACATGAGGTTATCATCGGCTGCGGTAACGAGATCGTTGCACGGCACAAACGATCCTACCTATCCGCGGATATGATCTTTGACCCGCTCCACTTCCTGCCCTTGATTGAGCAGAAGGTGGGGGCTTTGGATCAGGCAGCCCCTTTGCAGGGCTGGAATCTACCGGATGCCTTCGCCACCCTGCACCGACTGCTCGAAGCCAGAATGGGCAAACCGGGCAAGCGAGAATACGTTCAAGTTCTGCGCCTTTTGGAAACATTCGAGATGGACGTTGTGCAAGGCGCAATCCAGCATGCCATTGATCTGGGCGCTATTGGCTATGATGCCGTAAAACACCTTGTGCTATGCCGTATTGAGAAGCGGCCACCGCGATTGGATTTGGACTTCTACCCGTATTTGCCTAAGGCCAATGTCGGCACGACACGCCCATCCAGTTACATGAGCCTGCTGGGAGCCACGGCATGA